In Candidatus Neomarinimicrobiota bacterium, a single genomic region encodes these proteins:
- a CDS encoding ATP-binding protein: MNNKRLLNLFGLKWNPFLPNIPVHSLWPAPGVDTFLYQIENLVMDGGFALMCGEPGLGKSKNLQYLAHNLERLENVVVGVMERPQSSLADFYREMGDLFGVNLTPANRYGGFKALRERWKQHIKSTLFRPILLIDEAQEMMTSNLNELRLLGSAQFDSECLLTVIICGDLTLPERFRSNELLAFGSRIRCRRRLSPYDKKDLRNYLEYCLEQAGATQLMTKPLMAALVEHSVGNLRLLNVMAAELLTVAAQRELTQLDEQLFLELYSPAPRKKQSR; this comes from the coding sequence ATGAACAATAAACGTCTCCTTAATTTGTTCGGTCTTAAGTGGAATCCGTTCCTTCCAAATATCCCGGTGCATTCTTTATGGCCAGCACCCGGTGTAGACACATTCCTTTATCAAATTGAAAATCTGGTTATGGATGGTGGCTTCGCACTTATGTGTGGTGAACCCGGTCTTGGTAAATCAAAGAATCTGCAATACCTCGCCCATAATCTGGAACGACTGGAAAACGTGGTTGTCGGTGTTATGGAGAGACCTCAATCCAGTCTTGCAGATTTTTACCGTGAAATGGGTGATTTGTTTGGTGTCAATTTAACTCCTGCCAACAGATATGGCGGTTTTAAGGCTCTTCGGGAGCGTTGGAAACAACACATCAAATCCACCCTGTTCAGGCCAATACTCCTGATTGATGAAGCACAGGAGATGATGACAAGCAATCTTAACGAATTGCGTTTACTGGGCAGTGCTCAATTTGACTCGGAATGTTTGTTGACCGTGATCATTTGCGGTGATCTCACACTTCCTGAACGATTCCGTAGTAACGAGCTGCTTGCATTTGGAAGTCGAATTAGATGTAGAAGACGACTTTCCCCCTATGACAAAAAGGATCTGCGAAATTATCTGGAGTATTGCCTGGAACAAGCTGGTGCTACACAGCTAATGACAAAGCCACTCATGGCAGCGCTCGTGGAGCATAGTGTCGGCAACCTACGTTTACTAAATGTTATGGCAGCAGAGTTACTCACCGTTGCGGCACAACGAGAACTCACACAGCTTGATGAACAGCTCTTCCTGGAACTGTATTCACCAGCACCCAGAAAAAAACAATCACGCTAA
- a CDS encoding DDE-type integrase/transposase/recombinase, translating to MRRNSQSRIESWPQLRFSIVGGLLASPPERGELGKKLKSLAEKVYQHPRKDESVTFGASTIERWYYKALNGNNPVEDLDRKPRSDIGQKTALSNELLMELGKQYCNFPHWSYQLHTDNLLALIDEKPELGNPPSYSSVCRRMKERGWYKKKSPRNKTNGQKKAETHLEQMEVRSYESSHVHGLWHLDFHKGKLRVADNKGDWHTPIALCILDDCSRLCCHIQWYVQETAEILQHGMMQAFMKRGLPRSLMTDNGAAMIARETRNGLLGLSIKHDLTLPYSPYQNGKQESFWGQLEGRLMSMLALVEPLTLETLNYATQAWSEMEYNRSRHQEINCSPVDKLLKGPDSSRPTPDSENMTFAFTIQENRVQRKSDGTIQVKGVRFEVPSRFRHFDRLHIRFQSWDLSHAWLVDERDATILARIYPLDKVKNAEGRRRTIAPMLDDLPDSDGKTDPYPPLLRKLLGEYAATGIPPAYIPLEVSNEQ from the coding sequence ATGAGAAGAAATAGTCAATCCCGGATAGAATCGTGGCCACAACTGCGTTTTTCTATCGTCGGTGGTCTTCTTGCAAGTCCTCCAGAACGTGGAGAACTTGGAAAGAAGCTCAAAAGCCTTGCAGAAAAGGTCTATCAACATCCACGTAAGGATGAATCTGTCACCTTTGGTGCGTCAACTATCGAGCGCTGGTATTATAAAGCGTTGAACGGGAACAATCCTGTGGAAGACCTTGACCGAAAGCCTCGTTCAGATATCGGTCAAAAGACCGCATTGTCCAATGAGTTGCTCATGGAACTGGGTAAACAATATTGTAACTTCCCCCATTGGAGCTACCAGCTCCACACAGATAACCTGCTTGCTTTAATCGACGAAAAGCCAGAACTTGGCAATCCTCCTTCGTATTCCAGTGTCTGCAGGCGCATGAAAGAACGAGGTTGGTATAAAAAGAAATCGCCCCGCAACAAAACCAATGGCCAGAAAAAGGCAGAAACGCACCTGGAACAAATGGAAGTGAGAAGCTACGAGTCTTCCCATGTGCATGGCCTCTGGCATTTAGATTTCCACAAAGGAAAACTCAGGGTAGCCGACAACAAAGGCGACTGGCACACTCCCATTGCATTGTGCATACTTGATGACTGCTCCCGGTTGTGCTGTCACATTCAGTGGTATGTTCAGGAAACAGCGGAGATACTACAGCATGGCATGATGCAGGCTTTTATGAAAAGAGGTCTCCCTCGCAGCTTGATGACAGACAATGGTGCTGCAATGATTGCCAGGGAGACCCGAAATGGTTTGCTTGGGTTAAGCATAAAACATGATTTAACATTACCTTACAGTCCTTATCAAAATGGGAAGCAGGAGTCATTTTGGGGACAACTGGAGGGGCGACTGATGTCCATGCTTGCCTTGGTTGAACCATTAACGCTTGAAACATTAAATTATGCAACCCAGGCCTGGTCTGAGATGGAATATAATCGAAGCCGTCACCAGGAAATAAACTGTAGCCCCGTGGATAAGTTATTGAAAGGTCCTGATTCTTCACGCCCCACTCCAGATAGCGAGAACATGACCTTCGCCTTTACCATTCAGGAAAACCGAGTCCAACGCAAAAGTGATGGTACTATTCAGGTAAAAGGAGTCAGGTTCGAAGTTCCATCTCGTTTCCGCCATTTCGATCGTTTACATATACGCTTTCAAAGCTGGGACCTTAGCCATGCCTGGTTAGTCGATGAAAGAGATGCCACTATACTTGCCAGAATATACCCTCTAGATAAGGTCAAAAATGCAGAAGGAAGAAGACGAACGATAGCTCCAATGTTGGATGACTTGCCGGATTCAGATGGTAAGACAGACCCGTATCCTCCGCTTCTACGTAAGTTGTTGGGAGAGTATGCAGCCACCGGAATCCCGCCTGCATATATTCCTTTGGAGGTATCCAATGAACAATAA